A stretch of DNA from Equus caballus isolate H_3958 breed thoroughbred chromosome 13, TB-T2T, whole genome shotgun sequence:
aggcccagctcagTGCCCTCACTCCTGGTTGTGGTGGCCCAAGTGTGTGAGGGTTTCAGCCAGTTCCATGGAAGGCTTAAGACAGAGCAAAAGTGGGGCGCCTCACCCCCCCATTTCTAGAGTCACGCGTGAAGCTGCGGAAGGAGGGCTGTGCTAGGCTGGACCTGTCAGGCTGGTGAGCTCATAGACCAGCGTGGAGGACACTGGTGGGAGAGGGACGCCTGGCCATAACACCCACCTGGGGACAGAATGTCCCCTTCACCTGGAGCCAGATGGTCACTGTAATGCAGCTCTGGCCTCTAAGGCCTGAGAACCTGCATTTTCTGGGCAGAAAGCAGGCTCTGTCGCCACGAGCCTCAGTGGTCTTTCCAGCTGTCTCATAGGATCCCCACCTACAGGGGTGGGGGGACACTTTGGGCTCGGCTCTAATAAAGGGACCTCCCTCTGAAAACGGCTTCTCTCCCAGAGCGTCTGCCAGCATTGAGAAAGAGGCCTTTCAAAACTTTATTCGAAGTTCAGAAGCCCCGTGCACCCCACAAAGCTGCTTCTTGAacaccccagccccagggctcacACCGGCCCAGAGAGGAGCCCCACACGTCCACTGCCAGGAAGCACAAGAGTGCTGGTCTCCAAGGCTGGGCAGCCACCTGGGCAGGGCCCAGGCTGCCTAAGGGTCGGGGGAGGAGGGATGTGCCACCTGACCCCACGGCGGGTCCACACGGGGCTCACTTCTGTCGGGGGTGCTCAGGAGCCCCCACTGCAGTGCCAGGAGAGCCCGGGCCTGTGGCTGCAGCGGCTCGGCCGCGTGCTCGAAGCTCGCCCGCTCTCTGCAGAGTGCCTCCAGGACCTCGGCCGGGGCCACCTTGCCTGTGAACTTGCGCACGGACTCCTCTCTGCCGGGAGAGGGGGCGCTGTGAGGGCTCGGGGCTGCTGGGCCGGCACTGGCAGAGGGCGCTGAATGAGCAGCCTCTCCCCAGTGCCAGTCAGCCCAATAACTGGTCCCCTGACACCTCCCTTAGTGTCCAAATGACTGTCAGGGAGGCCCCAAGGATGGCGGCCGGCCTTGTGCCAGCTGGCTCTGCGGTATGGCCCCCAGGGAGGGCTCAGGCCTCCTGAGATGGGCTGGCACGGGAATGCCTGGGATGCTGGCCAGTACTCACGCCACCCTCAGGAAGGGGTTGTAGAGGAGCTCCTCGCCCAGCGTGGACGGCACTGTGGGCACGTCATCCTCGTCCCTCTTCTGGAACGACCAGAGGCCCTGTCACGGCTATGTCTGAGGGCCCAGGCAGCTTGGCTCGGCCCCAGGCTAGGGGCGcaagcagaggagaggctgcctCGCCCAGTCTGGCCCCAGCCTGGATCCTGAGGGCAGACACTTGCGGACCAGTCCTACAGGCTGCCCAGCCCCTTGTCGAGGCCACCAACCTCCCCTCACCAGTGGGAACCTCAGCTGGACAGTGCACCCCAGGCCAAACCAGGTCTGGTCACCTGTGGCCAGTCATGGCTGGCACCCCCTGTAGTGCCCCTCCTGAGTCCCAGTCCTCCCCTACTTGCCAGCCCTCGCCATCAAGGGAAGGAGTGACCGCACCTTGGCCCACAACAGCTTGGCCCTCACGTGGTCATTGCAGGGCTCCACTTTCTGCGCAAACTCAAGGTTGGCCAGCGTGTGCTCATGGCCACAGAACACCTTCTGGAGAAAGGAGGCGCTCAGGGGGTCCCTCACCTGGCTGGCTCCTCCCCAGTCCCCAGCATCCTCCCACACTGGGCTGCAAGTCCCCCTGGCACAAGGCAGGTGCAAAGCGTGTGGGTTGTGCGGGGAGACTGGatcccaggggaggggaagggacagcCGCTCACCGTCTCGGGGGGCAGGATGCCCAGGGTCTTGGCCAGGCTCCGGTACATCtgctgagccgtgccctccagcCGCGGGCCACAGCCGGCCACAGACAGCGCATCCCCTGGGGAGGAGTGGGGTCAGAGAAGGTGGAGCCGAGTCAGAGGGAGGCGTGGCGGGGGCGCAGGGCAGCTGGTACCCGAGAACAGGGCGGGCGGGTCCGGACACTCGTCTTCCCACAGGAAGTAGCTCATGTGGCCGGAGGTGTGGCCTGGCGTCAGGAGGCAGCGCACGTGGATAGCCCCAAACTGCGGCAGAGGGGCAGGCGGGCCTGTGAGGCGGCGGCCGGggcgccctccccacccctctcgGGCGCACGCTCACCCGCAGCTCCTCGCCGTGCGTCAGCCTGCGGGTCAGCGCGCAGATGCGCTCGTCTGCGCCCAGCACGGCCAGCCCTGGCCACAGACGCGCCAGCTCTACGTTGCCCCGCGCGTGGTCCCTGCGGACGGGCGGGAGCACGATCAGGCCAGGTCGGGATGGGGTTGGGCGACGCTCTCGCGCCTCGGCCCGCCCCGACCTCGCTCACCAGTGGTGGTGGGTGGTCAGCACGGTGGTCAGTGATACCCCCTCCCGGCCCACGATCTCCAGCAGCTGAAAGGGACGGGAGTTAGGAAGATGGGACGGTCCAGGTGGCCGCCCCCCCACATTGCGGTGCCAGGTCTGGTGAACACAGAGCCCCAGGCAGGCCAGGTGAGGGTGTCCAGCAGACAATTACTGAGCGCCTCGTGTGTACGGAACAGTTAAGCCGCAGAGAATGGGCAAAGAGGAGGCCAGAAGCAGTCCTAACCTCGGGGGAGACCCAAGTAATCAAGGAACCCTAAACATCCAATAACCAGAGGTCAGAGAACAGGAAAGGTCTGCTCCCACCAGGGTGGTCGGGGAGCTGCTCGGAAGGGCCTGGGCCCACAGCCTGCCCTCACCCTCTTGGGAACGGCCACGTCCACGGCCACAGCCTCCCGCGTGTGCTCCTCGATGACCAGGTACATGTAGTTGTCCTCAAGCACAGGGATGACCTTGACCTTCATGGTTGCAGCGCTCAGCCACCCTGCGCCTCCTCCAAAAGAGGGCCCCAGCCTTGTGAGCCCCTTCCTCAGCGTGGAGGCTTCCCTCTCCAGGCCGAGGCAGGGCTGCGCAGGAGGGGTCAGCTCCACACACACCGGGGGCCAGAAGGCCCCAGATCCCTGCTCCAGGGACTTCCCGGAGGACGCCACGCTCCGGGCTTACGGTGCCCCGCAGCCTCGGAcgccagccccgcccccgcccgcaggccccgcccccggccccgcctccgTGAGGCGCGCCCATCGGCGCGTTTCCCCTCCTCCGGCTCCGCCCCCGCCCGGGTCGCGGCCCCGGTAGGCCCCGCCTCcctcccaggccccgcccccaggccccctcccgccgccgcacGACCCCAGCCCTGGACAACCCCTCCCCGGCCGCCCACTGACCCGCACGGGCTGCGCCAGCGGGCTGCGCGGACAGCCAGAAGGACGGCCGGACAGAGGCGGGCCTCGGGTGCCGGTCACGGGGCCTGGACGGAGAGCGGCGCTCAGCCCCACCGCCGACAACGGTCTGCGCCCCGGACGCACCCGCCCCGCCCGGCTACCCGGAACCTGCGCGCGGCGGGGACGCGAGCACGGCCAGGGAGCGCGCGCGTGCCAGTGGGGGGGCGCGCGCACgtccggccccgccgcgcccggcGCTATGGCACCTCTTGCGCGAAGCCCTCCAGGCGCCCGGGCTGAGCCAGCCCTCCCGAGTCCCCCGGTCCCTGATTGGGATGTCTGCACCCTCTTCTCTCAGGTTGGGGGTGCGGGGAGCTGTCCAGTTTGTTCGCCCGCCCGTCCCACCACTGAGCCAGCACCAAGAGGCACGCAGACGGCGCCTAATGAGTGTGCGAACCCACACGGTAGGACAGGGCACCCAACAGTAACTACACGGGCAGCTCCACTCCGTACGCGCTGTCCCACACCTCCCCAGGCTGGGCGCTTTCGTGCATCCCTGATTCCATCCGCACCCCGGGTAAATGCAAGGGTCtggtttgcatttcccagatgaggaaaccgaagccAGAAAAAATGGGTCGCCGTGTATGGAAGGAGCTGAGAGAGGTCCCACCACCTCCCCAACCACTGaactgccctgcctgccctcaTGGGTGGGGTCCTGGCAGTCTCTGGGAACCAACAGGGGCCTTGGCAACGCAAACCACCGTGTCCCAGCAACAGGCCACTAAATGAGGCAGCACTAGGCTTGGGGCAGGCCAGAGTTCCTTTTGCCTATGGAGCGTGTGGTGGCCACAGGCCCCAGACCAGGGGCCCCACCTCGGGCCATTGAGAATGTGAGTCCTCCTAGGTCGCTGCTGCTCTTGGGGTCGGGGGTCCTCCCTGTCCCCTCAGAGGTTAGGAGCGACGCAAGTATCCATGTCCTGGGCCTGATCCTGGCCATGGGAGGGGCTGCCCCAGCTCAGCCAGGCTCCGTGTGGGGGTGGATGGCTGGTGGCTCCATGGGAGTGAAGGCCACAGCCCAGGCCTGAGACCCACCTGGGGGATGGGTGGTGGTGCCTCCCTAGGTTCTGCCACAGGCGGATAACTGGCTGCCAGGAGTCCCTGGGGGCGCCCCAGCCTGGGCCACCAGCCTTGAGACAGAGCTTCCCTCAGATCTCGAGCTGAGTGAGGAGCAGCGGCTGCAGGTGGGTGTGGGGGCCCTGGAATGCTGGCAGGCGGAGGGCTCCCACGGAGCCCACCTCTCACCCCAGCCACCCACAGATCTCCAAGGAGCTGGTCGACCTACAGATCACAACCCACCGCCTGCGGGAGCAGCACGAGTTGGAAATCTTCGACCTGAAGAGCGAGGTGGGCACTGATGTGTGCCCACGTGTGCCAGCCCAGCAAGGGGGTGGGTTGGGGTGTATACCTAGGACCAGCGCAATGAGGGGTCTGGCTGTGATTGTGCACACTCACAAAGTGTTTGTGAACCCCGTCTGTCCCATGTGTGCTGTGTCCCTGTGTGTGCCCAGAGGGATGCTGACCTGCCCCAGGTGGCTGCCCTGCAGGTGCACCTGCTCACCCTGGTCACCCCACAGGTCCTTCGGCTGGAGAGCCGggtgctggagctggagctgcacAGAAAGCGAGCAGCCCCTGCAGAGGCTGACGCAGAGCACCGCCAGGTGCCAGCACAGGAGCTCGGGTGCAAGGCCAATGGGCAGGGACAGTCTGACCGCCGCAGACTCCAGGTCACAATGAGCTCATGGAGAGCCTGgcagggtgggctgggtgggagcTGAACAGGGGTGCAGCAGGGGCACAGCGAGGCTGGGACCAGCTCTCCCTTCTGTACAGGCGCAGCCCCAGGACTCCCTGACCCCTGAGAAGGAGCGGCAGAAGCTGGGGAACAGCAGAAGTGTGCAGCCACCTAGCCCGGGGGTCTGTCCAGGTTTCtcctggcctggggtggggggtgaggcaGTGCAGGGGACCCAGAGCTTAGGGTCTCATCCAGCCAGCCTTTGTGCACCCCATGGCTGCAGGAAAAAGTGAAGCAGGCGTTGGAGCAGCACAAGGCCCAGCAGCAGGCACTGGAGACACGCGTGTGAGTGGCTGCCTCACCTAGGATGGGGAAGGCCCAGCAGCGCACAGTTCACAGAGTGACTGTACCCAAGGGGCCGAGGAAGTCCCCCACCCTAGGCCCACCTGAGCCTCATGTCCATGTCTGCAGGGCAGCCCTGGGCCAGCAGCTGCAGGGAGTCCGAGAGGAGGCCAGGACAGCGGGGCAGCGCCTGGCTGCACAAGCCGTGGTGAGGCCCAGCACTACCTGCTTTGAGATCCGGTGTAGGGGACCCTGCAAGCTTAGCAAAGGTCCACCTCGCCGGACATCTGTTCAGAGCCACCTCCATCCCCAGGTGTTGTCCACCTGCCAAGGCCAGCTCCGCCAGGCCGAGGCTGAGAATGCCCGGCTGCAGCTGCAGCTGAAGAAGCTGAACGAGGAGTATGCCATCCGGCTGCAGCGCTGTGCCCGAGCCGTGGCTGTGAGCACGAGTGGGGCAGCCCTGGGGATCCCACGCCTGGCCTGGGTGTGCTGGACGGCTTCAGGGAGACCCCCTTGGCCTGGCTGCTGCCCTGCTCCGCCCCACCTGCTCCACAGAGGGGATTCGGGGGGAGGGGTGTGGCGCGCCCCAGCCCGGCCTCATCTCCTCCAGGAGTATGCAAATGATGCAGGCCAGGCGCCTACCGCTGCTGCCCTTCGGACATTCCTGGACACCACTCTGGAGGACATCCGGGCAGCGCATCACAGCCGTGAGCAACAGCTGGCCCGGGCTGCTCATGCCTACCGCAAGCGCCTAGCAGATCTGAGCCGTAGGCATGAGGAGCTGCTGGCCGCCCACAGGTGGGCCTCTCCCTGAGCTGGGCACCTGGGGTGGAGTGGCCCTACGTGACCCACCATGTGGTTTAGTGTGCTGCAGGCGCTGGCAGACCCCGACAGGGCACCCGGGACCCCCAAGGCTACCTTTGATGCAGCCACCTCCAACCTGGAGCCACTGCCCCTGCATTTGATCACTCAGCTCGGCCACCCGTGGGAGGACCAGGCGAGGCTGGAGATGCAGCCCCGGAAGCTTCAGGCCCAGGTGACCCCTCCCTGCTACCCCACACTGGCTTTGGGACACAGAACCCCAGAACTCACCCCAGGGTCCATCCCAGGCTCAGCAAAGCCCCAACCCCACAGCCTCTAAGCCCTGCCTTGTTCAGCTGACCGGGAACGTCTGCCACGCAGCCTTTACAGTCCAGCGGGCTTACGGTGCTGCTCTTGCTCCCACAGAAGGGACCGGGTGAAGCCTCCCAGGGCAGCACATCAGAGCCACAGTGAGTGCCCTGTTGTGGGTGTTGGGGGGGCCTGTGGGGGcggtcattcatttattctgccAATTCTAACTGCTGGGGGCGGTTCTGGTTGCAGCGGTGAAGGAGGTGGCCCATCTGTCCTCGGGTCTCGGTCTGTGTGGGAAACACTAATAGTCACAGAAAAGCCAGGTGCCTGGGGTGAAGAGAGGCCCTGACAGGAGAGGTGCTGACCTTGAATGGGAGGGTCGGGGCTCTCCCAGAGGAAGGGACATTTTAGCTGAGACCCAGAGATCCCAAGGATGAAGACATGTGGTGGGACTGCCAGCAGAGGTCCTGACCCCTGAATGGGGCAGGAGCAGTCTACCTGCTGACCTCTGGGCCTCAATGTTGCCAACCATGCAATGGACAGGGGCTTGTGCAGGCTTACCTCCCAGGGTTTTGGGAAGCAAACCCCCACCATGGGGAGAGGCGCCCCCATCAGCATCCCTACAGACATTGGGGCCACTGTTCAAGCTGGCTTTGTAGCTTAGCCCTCCCTGAGCTGCTAGTGGGCCCCCTGGGCCTGGGCTACCCTGCCCCCAAGGCACAGACGGCTCCCAAGTCCAGGCAGGGCCCATAGTGGCTGGCAGGCCCATGCTGTCCCGCACTC
This window harbors:
- the HAGHL gene encoding hydroxyacylglutathione hydrolase-like protein isoform X4; translated protein: MKVKVIPVLEDNYMYLVIEEHTREAVAVDVAVPKRGPRAGQRRAGASVARAGRAGRRRAHLRADPQADARRGAAGDALSVAGCGPRLEGTAQQMYRSLAKTLGILPPETVFCGHEHTLANLEFAQKVEPCNDHVRAKLLWAKKRDEDDVPTVPSTLGEELLYNPFLRVAEESVRKFTGKVAPAEVLEALCRERASFEHAAEPLQPQARALLALQWGLLSTPDRSEPRVDPPWGQVAHPSSPDP
- the HAGHL gene encoding hydroxyacylglutathione hydrolase-like protein isoform X3, with amino-acid sequence MKVKVIPVLEDNYMYLVIEEHTREAVAVDVAVPKRGPRAGQRRAGASVARAGRAGRRRAHLRADPQADARRGAAGDALSVAGCGPRLEGTAQQMYRSLAKTLGILPPETKVFCGHEHTLANLEFAQKVEPCNDHVRAKLLWAKKRDEDDVPTVPSTLGEELLYNPFLRVAEESVRKFTGKVAPAEVLEALCRERASFEHAAEPLQPQARALLALQWGLLSTPDRSEPRVDPPWGQVAHPSSPDP
- the HAGHL gene encoding hydroxyacylglutathione hydrolase-like protein isoform X2, which produces MKVKVIPVLEDNYMYLVIEEHTREAVAVDVAVPKRLLEIVGREGVSLTTVLTTHHHWDHARGNVELARLWPGLAVLGADERICALTRRLTHGEELRFGAIHVRCLLTPGHTSGHMSYFLWEDECPDPPALFSGDALSVAGCGPRLEGTAQQMYRSLAKTLGILPPETVFCGHEHTLANLEFAQKVEPCNDHVRAKLLWAKKRDEDDVPTVPSTLGEELLYNPFLRVAEESVRKFTGKVAPAEVLEALCRERASFEHAAEPLQPQARALLALQWGLLSTPDRSEPRVDPPWGQVAHPSSPDP
- the HAGHL gene encoding hydroxyacylglutathione hydrolase-like protein isoform X1, with protein sequence MKVKVIPVLEDNYMYLVIEEHTREAVAVDVAVPKRLLEIVGREGVSLTTVLTTHHHWDHARGNVELARLWPGLAVLGADERICALTRRLTHGEELRFGAIHVRCLLTPGHTSGHMSYFLWEDECPDPPALFSGDALSVAGCGPRLEGTAQQMYRSLAKTLGILPPETKVFCGHEHTLANLEFAQKVEPCNDHVRAKLLWAKKRDEDDVPTVPSTLGEELLYNPFLRVAEESVRKFTGKVAPAEVLEALCRERASFEHAAEPLQPQARALLALQWGLLSTPDRSEPRVDPPWGQVAHPSSPDP